GCATCCAACACAATAGCCGAGCTCATACATTGGGCATACTCTCTGGTCAATGTCACCTCCTTCGTCTATTACTGCTATCTTAAAATTGCTCTTCTCTGCAAGCTCATAAGCGGCAAAAAGACCTGCTGGGCCTGCCCCTATAATGACAACGTCAAATTTTTCTTCAAAAGAAACCATATATCCCTTACCAAGGTTTGCCATGTGCATACTTATAAAATTTGTGCTCTATTAGAGAAAGGTTTAAACACGAGTTTGTATAAAATAATATGGTGGCATGGGTGGAGAGAGCTGACAAGCTGAAGGAAAAGAAGATGTGTATTGTGGTTGGAAAGAGAAAACACATCCAGATGCAGAGAAAGCAAGAGTTAAGTCATAACATTCGCTATATATCGAAAGTTCCTGTGAAACTTGTCATGGATAGGGAATTTCTAAAAGTTCATCCCGAAGATTCCCTCATAACCCTAATTGAGAACCTTAGGGGAGAGGAAACTTCTGCAGTTGTTGTTGACGATGAGGGCAAGCTTCTGGGATTCATTACAATGAAGGACTTGCTTCATTTCTTCAGCCCACCAAGGAGATACTCTATTGTTGGTCTAGGACTTTTGAAGAAGTACACAATCAACAGAGCATCGCGCGTTGAGGACATAATGATTACAAAGCCCATAACAATCCATATTAGCGACAACTTGGGTCATGCAATAAAATTGATGATTGAGACTGGAAAGCATCATCTCCCAGTTGTTGATGATGAAAAACATGTTCATGGAATCTTAGAAGTGAAGGATATTATAAGGCTCATTAGAATAGTATCGCTTTAGTTGGGGAGGATAAAATTGGATGTATTCCTTGAACTTGCGACGATACTGATAGCCGCAAAGATCTTTGGATATTTAGCGACTAGGATAAGGATGCCCGCAGCACTGGGTCAGCTCGTTGGAGGAATCATTATCGGCCCTTCTATTCTCCATTTTGTGAGCTATTCTGAGGATGTACACTTGATAAGTGAGCTCGGCATTGTTCTGCTCCTCTTTCTTGCAGGTCTTGAAACAGATGTTGAGGAATTTAAGCGTGTTGGTGTTCCGGCTTTTCTCGTTGCCATTGGTGGCGTCGCTGTGCCTTTCCTCTTTGGCTATGCCTCTGCGCTGTTCTTTGGGTATTCAAAAGTTCAAGCCCTCTTTCTTGGCGGGGTTTTAACTGCTACAAGTGTTGGACTAACGGCGAGCATTTTAATGGAGATGAAAAAGCTTAGAGGGAAAGAGGGAACAACTATATTGGCTGCTGCCGTTGTTGATGACGTTCTCGGCATTATTGTTCTCACGATTCTAGTCGCGCTGAATACAAAAGGCCATGTTTACATTGATGATTTGCTTATCCTCCTTGGAGAAGTAGCGTTTTTCTTTGTTATCAGCATTCTCATTGGAACCCGTGCTATAAAAGAAGCCCTGAAATTATCTTCAAAAATCGAATTGCCAGAAACTGTTACCGCTTTTGCCCTCTCTATAACTTTGATATTTGCATATATAGCTGAGAAGTTCCAAATAGCTGGCATTACTGGAGCTTACTTGGCCGGTCTGATAATAGCTCAAACAGATGAAGCTAGGAGAATAACAACTAAGACAATGACAATAGCGTATTCCCTCTTTGTTCCTGTGTTTTTGGTCAGCATAGGCATAAAGAGTGACATCAGAATACTCCTCCATGCGGGAACTTTTGCCCTTGTTTATTCTTTAGTGGGTATTTTTGGTAAGATTGTGGGATGTGGAGCTGGAGCATTACTGGCTAAGTTCAAGCCCAAAGAAGCTCTCCGTGTTGGTGTTGGCATGATACCAAGGATGGAAGTTGCTTTGATTATGGCCAACGTTGCTTTAACGGAAGGTGTTTTTGACCAAGGAATTTTCTCGATCCCAGTAACTATGGTAATCATAACAACAATAATAACGCCGCCTCTTCTCAAATGGACATTTGCGAGGGATTAAAATGGAAACGCTATTGATGATAGCACTAATGCTTGCTGCTGCAAAAC
This DNA window, taken from Thermococcus sp. M39, encodes the following:
- a CDS encoding HPP family protein; protein product: MCIVVGKRKHIQMQRKQELSHNIRYISKVPVKLVMDREFLKVHPEDSLITLIENLRGEETSAVVVDDEGKLLGFITMKDLLHFFSPPRRYSIVGLGLLKKYTINRASRVEDIMITKPITIHISDNLGHAIKLMIETGKHHLPVVDDEKHVHGILEVKDIIRLIRIVSL
- a CDS encoding cation:proton antiporter — its product is MDVFLELATILIAAKIFGYLATRIRMPAALGQLVGGIIIGPSILHFVSYSEDVHLISELGIVLLLFLAGLETDVEEFKRVGVPAFLVAIGGVAVPFLFGYASALFFGYSKVQALFLGGVLTATSVGLTASILMEMKKLRGKEGTTILAAAVVDDVLGIIVLTILVALNTKGHVYIDDLLILLGEVAFFFVISILIGTRAIKEALKLSSKIELPETVTAFALSITLIFAYIAEKFQIAGITGAYLAGLIIAQTDEARRITTKTMTIAYSLFVPVFLVSIGIKSDIRILLHAGTFALVYSLVGIFGKIVGCGAGALLAKFKPKEALRVGVGMIPRMEVALIMANVALTEGVFDQGIFSIPVTMVIITTIITPPLLKWTFARD